A window of Rubricoccus marinus contains these coding sequences:
- a CDS encoding DUF1761 domain-containing protein: MDVSSVNWIAVFVASSSAFALGAVWYGPLLFGKRWQALSGVTDEKIQSANMAATYGGALALQIIAVVVLALFLPPETTTGSGALTGLGIGAAWVATAMGVTYLFSQKPFALFAIDAGYHVAYYTIAGAILGAF, translated from the coding sequence ATGGACGTCTCCTCTGTCAACTGGATCGCCGTTTTCGTCGCCTCCTCCTCGGCGTTCGCGCTCGGCGCCGTGTGGTACGGCCCGCTCCTCTTTGGGAAGCGATGGCAGGCGCTCTCCGGCGTCACCGACGAGAAGATTCAGAGCGCCAACATGGCCGCGACCTACGGCGGCGCGCTGGCGCTCCAGATCATTGCCGTCGTGGTCCTGGCGCTGTTCCTGCCGCCAGAGACCACCACGGGGTCGGGCGCGCTGACGGGGCTGGGCATCGGCGCCGCGTGGGTGGCCACGGCGATGGGCGTGACGTACCTGTTCTCGCAGAAGCCGTTCGCGCTGTTCGCCATCGACGCGGGCTACCACGTCGCGTACTACACCATCGCGGGCGCCATCCTGGGCGCGTTCTAG
- a CDS encoding FAD-binding domain-containing protein: protein MSAPVLWWLKKDFRLADNPALMAALDAGETVLPVFLFEPALLEAEETSAFHVAAWCEALTDLRQRIPVLCLRGDAPEALERLRDATGFAEMHSHEEVGSSVTFERDKAVAAWARVSGVAWHEHRQTAVFRGGLDRNKRSALWNGFMKETPLAAPGDADLARIVVSPQAEALQMAEPLAPEAFGHPLADAQAELRQPVSETAAHDTLTDFLTARGKCYSGGISSPNLAFVCGSRLSVHLAWGTLTGRQAYAATLARIAEVKGIESPEAKQWSKSLRSFKSRLHWRDHFIQRLESEPQMEFTPLNPAYEDLPAPGDEHLDAWLEGRTGWPLVDACMRCAAQTGFLNFRMRAMVTSAAVHSLRIDWRKTLYPTARLWADYEPGIHIAQTQMQAGVVGINQLRVYSPNKQLSDHDPEAEFVQRWVPELADTPPEAILKHHERPLADYPAPLVDWWANSKEMKADYYAIKGTPEAKAHAERVYERHGSRRHASSRTWKSNVGRVSKKTGPAKTKKATLPHSLPLFPDE from the coding sequence ATGTCCGCGCCCGTTCTCTGGTGGCTCAAGAAAGACTTCCGCCTGGCGGACAACCCCGCGCTGATGGCGGCCTTGGACGCGGGCGAGACCGTGCTCCCCGTCTTCCTCTTCGAGCCCGCGTTGCTGGAGGCCGAGGAGACGAGCGCCTTCCACGTCGCCGCGTGGTGCGAGGCGCTGACTGACCTGCGCCAGAGGATCCCCGTCCTCTGCCTCCGCGGCGACGCGCCAGAGGCGCTGGAGCGGCTGCGCGACGCCACGGGCTTCGCCGAGATGCACTCCCACGAGGAGGTCGGGAGCAGCGTCACGTTCGAGCGCGACAAGGCCGTCGCAGCCTGGGCGCGGGTCTCTGGCGTGGCGTGGCACGAGCACCGGCAGACGGCGGTTTTCCGCGGCGGGCTGGACCGCAACAAGCGCTCGGCGCTCTGGAACGGGTTCATGAAGGAGACGCCTCTGGCGGCGCCCGGAGATGCCGACCTCGCGCGGATCGTCGTCTCGCCCCAGGCCGAGGCGTTGCAGATGGCCGAGCCTTTGGCGCCCGAAGCCTTCGGGCACCCGCTGGCCGACGCGCAGGCCGAACTCCGCCAGCCCGTGAGCGAGACGGCGGCGCACGACACGCTCACCGATTTTCTCACCGCCAGAGGCAAGTGCTACTCGGGCGGCATCTCGTCGCCCAACCTCGCCTTTGTGTGCGGCTCGCGGCTCTCGGTCCACCTCGCGTGGGGCACGCTGACGGGCCGCCAGGCCTACGCCGCGACGCTTGCGCGCATCGCGGAGGTCAAAGGCATCGAGTCGCCAGAGGCGAAGCAGTGGAGCAAGTCGCTGCGCAGCTTCAAAAGCCGTCTGCACTGGCGCGACCACTTTATCCAGCGCCTCGAATCCGAGCCGCAGATGGAGTTCACGCCGCTCAACCCGGCCTACGAGGACCTCCCGGCGCCTGGCGACGAGCACCTCGACGCATGGCTCGAAGGCCGGACCGGCTGGCCGCTCGTGGACGCGTGCATGCGCTGCGCCGCCCAGACCGGCTTCCTCAACTTCCGCATGCGCGCGATGGTGACCAGCGCGGCCGTCCACAGCCTCCGCATCGACTGGCGCAAAACGCTCTACCCGACCGCCCGCCTCTGGGCCGACTACGAGCCCGGCATCCACATCGCGCAAACGCAGATGCAGGCGGGCGTCGTCGGCATCAACCAACTCCGCGTCTACTCCCCCAACAAACAGCTCTCCGACCACGACCCGGAGGCCGAGTTCGTGCAGCGCTGGGTACCAGAGCTCGCGGACACCCCGCCCGAGGCCATCCTCAAGCACCACGAGCGGCCTCTGGCGGACTACCCGGCGCCCCTCGTGGACTGGTGGGCGAACTCGAAGGAGATGAAGGCGGACTACTACGCCATCAAGGGCACGCCAGAGGCCAAGGCCCACGCCGAGCGCGTCTACGAGCGCCACGGCTCGCGCCGCCACGCCTCCAGCCGGACGTGGAAGAGCAACGTCGGCCGCGTCTCGAAAAAGACGGGCCCGGCGAAGACGAAGAAGGCCACGCTGCCCCACTCGCTCCCGCTCTTTCCCGACGAGTGA